Part of the Streptomyces sp. NBC_01264 genome, CGCGGTCCAGGATCCGCCCGCTGACATCGAGTTCGGTGCCCTCGTTGAGCGTGACCAGGTAGTGGTTGCGCAGCAGCGAGAACCGCTTCTTGCGGATCACCGCGAGCCGCCGCTCGTCGCGCTCCAGCGTCATCGCGTCGCGCAGGGCGAAGAGCTTCTCCCGCAGCGTGATGAGGATCCGCCCGTCGGGGTCCTTCAACTCCAGGGTGTCCCGGAACCGCAGGGCCTTCCCGTCGACGAGGAAGGCGTGCCGCCCGTCCTCGTCCTCGATCCAGTAGTCGTCCCCGACGGCCAGCATTTTGTCCCGTACCAGGTATTTCACGCCCTCATCGCTGCCCGCGATAGGTTCCGGTCATGCCACTTCTCTACGTGACCGACCTGGCGTACCCGGCGCGCGGCCGCCGCTACGGCGACGAGGACGTCTTCCTCACCGCACGCCTGCGCGAACACTTCCCCCTCGCCCTCTGCCACCCCCTGGACGCGGAGGCCCTCCTCCCCGCCTTCGACACCGTGGTCGTCCGCAACAGCGGCCCGGTCCTCCACCACCAGGAGGCCTACGACTCCTTCCGCACGGCCGCCCTCGCTGCCGGCACCCGGGTCTAC contains:
- a CDS encoding LURP-one-related/scramblase family protein; translated protein: MKYLVRDKMLAVGDDYWIEDEDGRHAFLVDGKALRFRDTLELKDPDGRILITLREKLFALRDAMTLERDERRLAVIRKKRFSLLRNHYLVTLNEGTELDVSGRILDREFKVEYDGELLALISRQWYRIRETYAVDVIREDADASLLVAVAVCVIRMAEKEREGPGGD